In the Alkaliphilus oremlandii OhILAs genome, one interval contains:
- a CDS encoding ABC transporter permease, whose product MGKYIVRRLLQQIPILIGVSILLFSIFQLAPGSPLASFYADPNMTVEQMQKLEEAYGLNKSGPEQYLDYITNMVQGNFGSSIQLKQPVSKLIGERMWATFYIAFVSMILSLIIAIPIGVISATKQYSIFDTAGTVFALMGISIPAFFFALLLIKKFSIDIRWFPISGLVTPGRPLSFRTNFPDIFKHSILPLVVLGLTGAGSFMRYTRSSMLEVIRQDYIRTARAKGLKEKVVIYKHALRNALIPVITLLGASLPTLFSGALMTEMVFVLPGIGKLQHQAVLQRDYPLMMGINMFLAIFTLFGNLIADISYAFVDPRIRLD is encoded by the coding sequence ATGGGTAAATACATTGTAAGAAGACTTCTACAGCAAATCCCGATTTTAATTGGCGTTAGTATCCTGCTTTTTTCCATATTCCAATTAGCGCCAGGGTCACCCTTAGCATCCTTTTATGCAGATCCTAATATGACTGTAGAGCAAATGCAAAAACTAGAAGAAGCATATGGACTTAATAAGTCAGGGCCGGAACAATATTTGGACTATATTACAAATATGGTACAAGGAAACTTTGGTAGTTCCATACAATTGAAGCAACCGGTTTCAAAACTCATTGGCGAAAGAATGTGGGCAACATTCTATATCGCATTTGTATCTATGATTTTAAGTTTAATTATCGCCATACCAATTGGGGTAATCTCAGCAACAAAACAGTATTCCATATTTGATACGGCTGGAACTGTTTTTGCACTGATGGGAATATCCATTCCAGCTTTTTTCTTTGCATTACTTTTAATTAAAAAGTTTTCAATCGATATCCGCTGGTTCCCAATATCAGGTTTGGTAACCCCTGGTAGACCATTATCTTTTAGAACAAATTTTCCAGATATATTCAAACACAGTATATTACCGTTAGTAGTTCTTGGTTTAACTGGTGCAGGTAGCTTCATGAGATACACTCGATCCAGTATGCTGGAAGTAATCCGACAAGACTATATACGTACAGCGAGAGCAAAAGGTTTAAAAGAAAAGGTCGTTATTTATAAGCATGCTTTAAGAAATGCACTAATACCCGTAATTACTTTATTGGGGGCTTCTCTTCCTACGCTATTTTCAGGGGCGTTAATGACGGAGATGGTATTCGTACTTCCCGGAATAGGAAAATTACAGCATCAGGCAGTTTTACAAAGGGACTACCCGCTAATGATGGGAATCAACATGTTTTTAGCTATTTTTACCTTATTCGGTAACTTAATAGCAGACATATCCTATGCATTTGTAGACCCTAGAATAAGATTGGACTAA